The window GTTACAATTAAATTGAGTTTTTATCATCTTTCTGAATTGCACAAACATGGAGTAAACTTGGGatttttgagaaagaaaataaatccaCACAAACTTAGTGCaatcatcaataaataaaacaaaataacgaTTTCCATTAATTGAAAAGTGAGGAGATGGTCCCCAAACATCTGAGTACACAAGGTCAAAAGGTTTGGTAGATGCAACATGAGATGTAGGAAGAGGAAAACGATGACTTTTCCCAAGTTGGCAAAAGTcacaaacatttggaaatttatttgtaGATACTGGAAGTTGAAATGAGGATAGAAGACGCCTTAAGAGAGACTCATGTGGATGAGCGAGGCGTTGATGCCAACCATGGAGAGAAGTACGTACACCAGTAAGTGCCATAGTTGaggtcaagttagttttgacaGGAGGCAGCTGATGCAAGCCATGGCTAATGTCCCCTTGAAGAAGTGTTTGTCCTTGAAAATTCTTAACAGAACAATGAGTCGGCCAAAACTCCATGAAAACATCATTATCACGAGTTAATTTAGAAACACTGAGGAGATTTTTGGTAAGGTTAGGAACAATGAACACACTAGGCAAGGAAAGATTAGGTAATGAAGATGAAACCACATGAGAAATAGATAAATGTTTACCATTTCCTACTTGTAACTTGTCATCACCGGTGTAATCGTTGGCAATGGTAAGCTTACTAATATCTGGAGTGACGTGATCTGTGGCACCAGTGTCAAAGTACCATGATGGGTCCATAACAGTGGAAGATGTTCCAGTTTGAGCAACATTAGCTTGACGAGAGGAAACTCTTGGGTTAGCACGTCTAGAAGGTTAATTAGTTTGATTAGTGCGCTGCCAATAATCAATAGTCTCGTGTCCTGGTTTACTGCACAGTTGACAGATAGGACGACGACGAGGGTTGTCAACGTTGCGCCTAGGAAACGAACCAGAAttgttgtttggattgttgGTGGAAGAAGATCGGTTTGAGAACCGATTTGTAGTGTAAACAACAGAAGTAGACAAAAGTGGGGTTGGGTTAGTGGGCTGTGAAACAACAACAGCTTGATGAACATGTTCCTGCTCTAAGCGAGCCTCCTCTTGAAGAAGAAGGCCAACAAGATCATCAACAGAGACATCATCAGACTTCATTATGAAAGCAGTTGAGAAAGCACTATAAGAGGAATCAAGGCTGCTTAAAATATAACCAATAAGATCCTCATCAGAAATTGGATGAAGATTTTCAGCAAGAGAGTCAGCAATGAAGCGTTTGCGCTCAATATATTCAAGCATAGAAAGAGACCTTTTTGTTAGAGTTTGTAGTTGAACCTTCATTGCCATGCGTCTAGCTCGTGTTTGAGCTTGGAAGGTCTTTTCAATGGCAGTCCATGCCATGTGAGAAGAGGTGGCACGTACGACCAAGGAGAGGGCTTTTTTCTGATAAGGTGGATTTAATCCATAGTAGGACAAAACGATCACGTTTCTTCCATAGAACAAAATCAGGGTTGGGTTCAGTGCTGGACACACCGTCAGAAGTGTTTATGATGTGAGTCTGCATCGGTGGTGCAGGATTCAAAATGAAAGACTCTAGTTCAAAAGTCTCAAGTGCAGAAATAATGGTAGATCGCCATAGGGAATAATTATCTCTTTCTAGTTTGATATTAATGGAAGGGATTTGAAGATTGAGGTTGGAATTGGTAGTGTTGGCAAGAGCTAGAAGAGAAGGACTTGTGTTGGCCATGAGAGTAGTGAGTGCAGAGAACGATGGAAATGTTtatggctctgataccatataGAAAATGAGTTCTGTTATATCTTGCCAAAGGATTACAAGAGGATATATATAGCAAAAGTAAAAATCGTATGAAAAATTGAATCCTAAAAGTATGGCACGTCTGCAACTGCATGCACCACGTCTATAACTACATACACCACGTCTACAACTATTCAAAAGATAAAACTGCATCTGGTTGTTACTAACAATGGAACAGTAGGTTGATGAAAGTGTTTTCATTGTTGGCTTTGATGTCATGACGACGGCGAACATTGCGCTCTATTTGAGTAAGAAAGAAGGGACAAGGACAAATTGGAAACCacaagggaaaaaaaagaaaaaaaattcatcccttaatttcaaaattaatagaTCTAAAGCTAGGAACTTAATTTCCCACGATGGGAGACTTGTCATGGTCTCCCACGCTAGACCTCGTTTAACATACATGATTATTGAAACAAAGTAATTTATGAAGTCATAAGCTACTTAGTACTACTCATTCTAAATATTAATTGTGTAAACGAAGAAAAGAAGACTCAATTACTCACATTTGTTTTTGATACAATACAAATATAAGAATACgataaattttaaagattataaaatatgtttggatTATAATACAAtgtaaaattagaataaaatttataattgaaatctcaaataaaaacaaaaataatataaaatttatttcttgaaaaaagaCAGGTGGTAGTAACACtttttaaatacaattaatcatgagactaaattaataaaatattataatttatctaCTATCGTTCTCatttgtaatataatttttttttatctatttttaaaataattagaagtATTCAAAATGTATATAATTTGTCATAAAAACTAATCTATGCAAAGCCTCAAGATAGAAAacaggagaaaaaagaaaaaaatacaaggaaaaaagattttaaaggagatatatattttttcatacgaAACCTTTTCATATAAGAATTCTCCTCATCAATCTTTGGTGAATCCTACTGTGAGAGCTTAAAGTGTTGAGTCATACGAGTCAACAATACTGCCTTTGACTgaacttcttcaaaatcttgttATATAGATTTTTAAGTGATGAATAATTTTCCTTAGTTTCGTCCCTAAAGTTCTGCATACCCAGAATATTACTCGAAGCTCCCATATCCTTCATTTTGAATTCACTCTCAAGCATAACCTTCACATTTTCAATTTCTTCCTTACGGGTGCAAGCAATCAGCACATCATTTACATAGAGAAGTAAGTAGAGAATAACTTCACACTCAATTTTCTTCAAGTAGACACAACCATCATACTCAAccctttttaaattatttttcaacatGAAGGTGTTAAACCTTTTGTACCATCGTCAAGGGGGTTGCTCATGATCATAGAGGGACCTTTTTAACATGCATACCTTATCTTCTTCACCCACAATGATAAAACTTTCAGGTCACCATGTAAGAAAGTTGTCTTCACATCAAGCTATACTCTAATTCCATTTTCTCGTTCAATCAAGGCCAAAACCATTCTAATTAAAGTGAGTTCCACAATAGGTGAGAACATTTCATTTTAGTCAATCTCCTGATGATGTGTGAATCTAACCTTGCTTTGAATCTAACCTTTCCCACCCTTGAAATTCCTTCATTTGCAGCTAATAAGCCTCTTGCCTTTAGGTTTGTCAACTTGCACCCCAAGTACCATTCTTATTCAAAGAATTCAATTCATCATTCATGGTTGCAATCCAATTTTGATATTGCTTACTGTTCACAGCTTCATAATAGCTTATAGGTTCATCTCCTCCAAGCTCCTCTATTGCAGTAAGGGCAAAGGTAATCATATCAGCATATCCAAATCTATTTTGTGGCTTAATGGTCCTTTTATTCCAATCTCAGGCCAAAATATAGTCTTGTTGGTCTTGTTGCGTAAGATCTACAATATCTcttgatcaaatttaaattctattaCGGTTTCTTGGATTGTTGATTCTTGCAATGGTTCTACCTCCAACTAAATTATCTCATCATTAGCCAATTCGATCATGATTATGTTGGCTTGATCATGAGTCCCCATCAGGGTAGTTCATCATTTCTAATTCTCTAAACACAACATCCCTAGGCTGCCTTTTCTCCACGCACCGTAATCTAGACCCTTTTAATCTCCATACAAATTTAATCcatcacaaaaaaattaaagacattaatttaatatttttttaaaaatgaataaaaaaagataaccaaataaaattaaataaaataaaaataagacaaaTCAAGTGGTGTAGTTTTTGTCCTTAAAGTTTTATATTTACGCAATTTATATTCCACAACTATAATACTAGCATGTTAGTGCCACATCGTTAAACTATCATGTCAATTACCACGTTAACATGTCAGTATCACATTATTAATATGTGGTATAGTAAAATATGTTAACAAAATTTACTACAAACTAACAATTGGAGCAAAATtgagcaataaataaaataaagataaaatcccATAATTGAGACGAAAATTACACaatgataatattataaagacCAAAAGTAGATTTAACCCCAAAAATAATAACCAATTCTAGTTGATGGTGTATGATTGTGTATCTAAAATGCCACTCTAAGCATCTTGAAATGTTTTAGATTGTTGTTGTTAGATAATAAAGGGTTAAGAtattcaacaaaagaagaagataaatGGTTAAGAAAAGTATGGTCGGCCTAACGATGAGATAAATGGTTGAGAAAAACATGGTCGGCCTAACGATAAGCgagatctaaaataaaatttaagaaaaatattttactttaaatgtgATAGTGATATAGCAgacttttttttgtcaatgtaCATGGACTTCTTGCCAACATATAAGGTCTCTTTGCTATATAAACTAAtggtaaatatttttgttggtgGACCTAAAGCTTAAGCTTTGGTTACTTTATCCTTGAGCTGACCCTaaagaaaatcaataattaattgaagactTTATACTAGATCCTAAATGGAAGTTGTCAAAATATGACGAGATATATATTGTCAAAATAAGTGTATTagacacattattttttttaagtatttatcttttttttttcgaataaTCAGGATATCAAAACTAGtaagtaataatataataactccagaaaagagaagagaatatAGAGTCTCAATCTCTTAGGAGGAAGGAGAACCTTCTTTTTGTAATTAGAAAAATGTCATATAATAATGATGTgtaataaaagtataattaatcaaatctaatgattaattaattaaaaataattactaatcaatacaattaaaaattataataattccaATTAAAATATGCATGGCATTAAttcacattaaataaataataaaataaattaaaaagatgtaTTAACCTTTTGAAATATAccaaaatatacaataatattGGTGCAACAATATCGTTGTAACATCAAAGAGAAAGTGATTGCAAATATAAGATTATGTGGAttctttttcataattaataagtttattcatgattttatatttttttaataaatttaagaaataataaatattacacaAAAAAATGTACATGTTATAATAATCTTCATCTCGTTGTTACAGCGTTTCAAACATCTTGTATAAGACGCGGTAGTTAGTTACGTGGAATAGTTGCTAGAACATGACTCGCGGTCGATCGACCACTTGCGTGTTGGGTTTAAGGAACTCTTTGATGAAACTTGTGAGCTGTGAGATATAGGTCACCTCAACTTGAGAATGTAAGGCCTAAACACAAGCAAAATGATTATTTGACACTTTAGTATGTGCATATACcttgttttggaaaaaaaaacaaagaagagaATAAGAGAAAAGTGATAGACTGATGTGATAAGAAACTATGAGAGATATAAGATGAATGTAAAAAATAGACTGTAAAAAATCAGGATTGAAAAGGCAAAACATGCATAGAGCATTACCCAATAATAACATAAGATTGGTTGGGATCCAGAACTCGCGATTGGTAATAAAGTCTATGgttcagaaaaataaattgctaTCAACCAAAGGGATAAATTTGGGTTGCATTTTACTTGAACTAACCTATTTATCCAAATCAACATGCAGCGTGTTCAATTGGTTTATATCGGatttttaagattattgagTCGATTTGGCCGTTAAACCTATTTATCCAAAGTAATCCTATTTTGGAATTTGGAAAATGGAGTTGGGAGGTTAGGCACTATTTTCCTTCTCtatttatgaaattttcaataaatattattttaaattattaaatcacTAAAAACTTTGTATACAgactcattattttaatttaattcctttccaattcattcttcaTTAATCACAATTTACATTAACGTGTGTCAGACTGTCTTGCTTTgcgtcaaataaaaaaaatcgatgtgTTTCCTCttgaagatatattttgatcacGA of the Glycine max cultivar Williams 82 chromosome 13, Glycine_max_v4.0, whole genome shotgun sequence genome contains:
- the LOC112998722 gene encoding uncharacterized protein — encoded protein: MITFALTAIEELGGDEPISYYEAVNTLNPTLILFYGRNVIVLSYYGLNPPYQKKALSLVVRATSSHMAWTAIEKTFQAQTRARRMAMKVQLQTLTKRSLSMLEYIERKRFIADSLAENLHPISDEDLIGYILSSLDSSYSAFSTAFIMKSDDVSVDDLVGLLLQEEARLEQEHVHQAVVVSQPTNPTPLLSTSVVYTTNRFSNRSSSTNNPNNNSGSFPRRNVDNPRRRPICQLCSKPGHETIDYWQRTNQTN